ACATCGACGTCGTTGCAGTTCGAAAACGCGTTGGTATGGTGTTTCAACAACCTAATCCTTTCCCAAAAAGCATCTATGAAAACATCGCGTATGCTCCTTTGATGCACGACATCGTGAAAAAAGGTAAAGAGTGTGACGAGTTGGTCGAGCGAGCACTCAAAGGTGCCAATCTTTGGGAAGAGGTTAAAGATAAACTCAAAGACCCAGGCACGGCACTCTCAGGCGGACAGCAACAACGTTTGTGTATCGCGCGTGCTATTGCGGTTGAGCCTGATGTTATTTTGATGGATGAGCCAACAAGTGCGCTTGATCCAATTTCAACCGAGAAAATTGAGAACTTGATGTTGGACTTGAAGAAAAACTACACCATCGTTATCGTCACACACAATATGCAGCAAGCTGCTCGTATCGCAGACTACACCGCATTTTTCCATTTAGGAAATCTCATCGAATACAGCGATGCTAAAACACTCTTCGTTAACCCAAAAGAGAAGAAAACCGAAGATTACATCACAGGACGTTTTGGTTGATCTTATCTTTTACATGTAAAGCGAAAAAGCTTTACATGTAAAACCCTTTCAAATAATATGGAATTGAAAATGCTTTATTTGGCTTTGCATAGAGTACAATGTTCTTAAAAAAGTTCGATTTTACACTGCACATCTTTAAAATAAAGCGAATGTATGGAAAACATAGGCAGTTTTGTCAATATCAAGAGTCATAATTTTCATTTTCACGGCTGTTCTACCTGTGAGGGTGATTGTTGTAATGGGGCTAAAGGCTTTGCTGCATCACCTCTAATTTTAGAAGATTTTGAAGCGGTGTATCAAAATTTTCCTATTTTGTTTAGTATGAAAGAGCAAAAATTAGTCGCCTATGTGCTTCTCAATGATGGCAAAAATTATTGCAAATATTATGTCAATCAACAATGCAGCATCTACTTACAAAGACCACCTGCATGTAAACTTTACCCTGTTAGTCCCTATTTTGAGCATCTCCTTGTCGATACTGCTTGTCCTTCTATCAATCAAGAGTCTGGATATTCGGTCTGCAGTGATGGAAAATTAAACAGTGCATTTGCAACGAAAAGATTGGAAAATTTTGATGAGAAGTTAGAAGCAACCCATGCTTTTTTTGAAAGCATTAACACGCTAGAAGATTTTGAACACGTGGGCAATTTGTTGGGCATACCGTTATTTCGATACATCAAACCAAGCGATAACCCATACATTAAAATGCATTTAGAATCACTCAAACACTCATGGTTTTATATGTCAGTTCATTCATTAATCCTTACACGTGAAGTCTCTTAAGATACTCATGGTATAAATACATAAACTTTAGTCATCAAACCTCAATTTAGTTAGACACTTTGTATTATATTCATTCAGAGAAGTTAATATTGTAAGATCTCCTCGAATTTTATATCCATGAAATTTAACCGATTCAATAAGATTTATAGGAAGTTTTTTTCTAATGATTTTTATTAATGCTCGAATTTTTTCATTATTTGTCAGTTCATCTTGATACACAAAATGAGCTATTTCATTATGCGTAACATAGTGAGGTGATTTAATACACAAAAGTTTTAACAACAAAGTTTCTTTTTTACCTAATTTGATTAACGATTCATTAAAAACAAAAAGAGAATTTTTGAAATCAAAATAAATACTTTTAGATATAAAAAATATATCATCATTCCAAATATTGCATAATTTAAAAATTCGATGAACAACAGGCTCTATTAAGCTATCTTTGATAGTGATATCGTGGTATCGATCTATGTAATGAAGTGTTCTAAAAAGCTCAAAACTTACTAAAGCCTTTTCCAATAAAAGTAAGATGGGTGCATTATAGCCTCCATTTTCTCTAATAAAAAGCTCAATGCGTACATCAAGAGGATTGGCTAAATTAAGAATGAAAAGAGCAATCGTATTAAAATGAGATTTATGCGAATATACTTCTTGCATATTATGAATATGTAGAACATTAAATTTAGTACGTGTTGAATTTAAGCCTTCTATAATTCTATTTGCAAAATCTTGATCAGGTTCAAGAAGTAAAAGATTCACCATTTCATTTCCTTTGATACATAATTAATGGATTTTAAATTGCTCTAATTCGTTATCTAACTTAGCTGCCATTATTGAAAGATCTTCACTAGCTTTTTCAACTTCTTGAATACTTGTAGTATTGGTTTTTATAATAGCTTCTATCTCTTGTATTGTTTCGATAATTTTTTGAATAGACATATTGACATTTAAAGCATTTTTTAGATTGAACTGATTACTCTGAATACTGTTTTGTAAAATATCAGCATTTTCTTTAAAGACACTTTCAATAGTTGAGAATATTTTCGAAAGGGAAAAGATTTCTTTGGAATTAATATCTATTTGTTCAGAAGCATCAGTTGTGGATTGAACAATAACGCTAATTGTTGTATTGATTTCAGATAAACTTTCTTGAGTCCTTTCTGCTAATTTACGAACTTCATCAGCAACAACGGCAAAGCCTCTTCCATGTTCACCTGCTCTTGCTGCTTCAATAGCAGCATTAAGAGCTAGTAAATTTGTTTGATCTGCTATGTCAGAAATTACATTTAAAATATTTTTTACTTCATCGGTACTTTCTCGACTATGTTGTAATTTAGAAGCCATTTCAAGTTCTTTTTCTGAGCTGTTTTGTAATTTTTTATTAAGTTGATCCATCTGTATTTGTATTTTTTGAAAATTTGTATTTACAATACCAAGCTGCTCGCTGTTCCTTTGCGTCTCGTCAATTGATGATTTTACTTCATTTAAAACTATCTTGCCATTTTCGACAGTATTTGAAACAATCATATTCTCTTCAGTAGAACGTTCTTCAAGTATTAAAAAAATTGCTTTGAGTTTTTTTGTAATAGTAAGGTTTTCCCTACTAGTTTCTTTTGCTCGAATAATTAATTCCTGAATTTTTTCAATGAATACGTTGATTGATTTTGCAATCTCTCCCAATTCATCATGACTTTTAATAGCTAATCTTTGCGTTAAATCGCCTTCGCCTGAAGCTAAATTTTTGATCATCTCTTGAAGTAAATGAAGAGGTTTAAATTGTAATGAAAGCAACATGTAAATTCCAAAGAATCCTAAAATAAGAAATACTAAACTAATCAATAAAAGCTTATTCGTTTGCTCATAAAGACTTGAAAAAGCTATTTTCTTGTCAAAATTAATCAGTATTTTCCATCCAGTCTCCTCGACTGTATTGAAGACTAAAATTTTTTCAGATCCATTAATTGAAAATTCTAAAATACCAGATTTTTTAGAAAATATTGCATCTTCAACCCATTTTAATTCGGGATTCAAGTCACTTAAACGCTTTCCTTGATATTCTGCAATAGGATGAAAAATACTTTTATGATCAATGCCTGTAATTGATGCGAAACCTCCATTAAATTGCGTCTCCAAAACTTTCTTTTTAATGTTTTCTAAGGGCAAAACAATAAAACCTATACTCTTTTCTTCAATGGGAGCAGAAATCGTTATAATTGGCATTCCTGGTCTCATAGGATTATCATGAGGAATAGAAAAAGCGGGTTGGAAGTTATTAGATTTGGCTGTTTTATAAACGAGTTCTTTTTCAGCATCTTCTGCACTCATGTAGGGTGCTGATGGTGATATATGAATTAAAGGTTTTCCTTCAAGATAGGCAATGCTTACATTTACATTAGCCGCCTGTGCTGTCTGTATTAAATGTTCACGAATACGCTCTGGTGTTTTTTCTTGAAGTTTATGGATACTTTTACCTAAGGCAATGACAATGTCTTGCTTATTGTACAACCATTCGCTAACGGTTTGTGTAAGCGATAGTGCTTTTTCTTCCAGCATTGAATGAATTTCTTGCTTTGTTGTTTGTTGCATCATAAAATGATTGATAGTAAGAAATGTAGTAAAGCCAAAGATCATGCCGCACATAATTGAGAGGATAATTTTTTGTTGTAATTTCATTTTATAGTCCTGATTTTCCAAAAGAATCATATAAGTAATAATTGTTAATTTAATTTATTTTTTTATGGAAAATAATAAACAAAAAGCAAAGCCTCATAATGATACCTACGGCTTTGCTCTTAAATAGTTAAAATTAATCCATACTAGAATTTATAATTTATGTAAAAGCGTCCATAAAGAAAATCATCATTTCCTGATGGCATAGCAAGCGCATCATACGTACTATAACCAGCCCATAGACGAGTATGAAAACCTTTTAATACCCCACTAAAGGCATATTTAAGGTCAATTGTAATTTCTTTTGTGCCATCCATATTCATATTACCTGAGTTAATAATACCTTGAGCACTTTGTGTAAAATATCCATATTTCAGTGCTGAGCTAAAACCAGGGATACCAAAGTCATAAATCGCTTCGATAGAATAAGCATCAACACCTGCAAAGATAGCATTGTTCGTGAGCATATCTGTATAAGCAACCGCATCAGGTACATGTCCAAATGTACCAGGGAAATTTGCTTCATCATCCATAGTAGTATAGGCTAGATTAAGCTTTATGCCTGTAACTTCTGTTGCGACTTTAAAGCCAAGCAATTGTGCGTGGTCACCACCAACTGTGTTTGGCCCAGGATTAGCATAATTGCCTGTTTCATAATTGGCTCCTGCATAGGTTACAGCCAAAGAGAGGGGATAACTAATAGGAAGCTTATATTCAGCTTGAAGGTAATATTCATCATATCCACCTGCTCCAATAAAGACAGGTGCATCATACAATCGTTTATTCTCATTGGTTGTCAAGTATTGACCATCAAGCGTTAATCCTGAGATTGTTTTGTTGATAAAAAATACAGAGTACATGCCATCAGAGAAGTGTTCATCTTGTTGAGTTGCACCAACGGCTTCACTGCTATAACGCATTTTCCAATCTTGAATGTACATCAATTTAACCATGGTATCTGGAATTTCATTGAAGTTTAAGACTGCAGCATCAAACGAGTCTTCAAGTGCAAATACTGAGCTGGTCATAATCAAAGGTGTTTTGATTTTTTGACGACCAACAGCAATGTTTGATTTTAAGAAATTATATTGGAGATATGCTTCTGAGAGTAAAGTTGTACTAACGGAGTTACGTGCATCGTCTTCACTAGTATAATCATTAGCATTGAGTGCATCTCTTTTTTGAAAGTCTAAATCATGAGCTGATTGAAAACCAAGTCCTAATTTAAAGTTATTAAAACTATCAGTAACATATCTTAGTTCTGCGGCAACAGAACCAACATTAACATTATTTGTAGGAGCTGTTTGCACGGTTGCACCTGTTTGACTACCCGCAGTATAAACAAATCGCAAATCGCCTGTTACTTTGCCATTTTTAAAAGCTTCTTCGAGAGTATCTGCAGCATACGCATGACCGCCAAGCCCTAAAACTGCAATTGCAACCATACTTAATTTAGCAAGTTTCATATTATCTCCTTTTTTTTAAGAGTTCAATGCTTTACATGTAAACCATTGAACTCCATTTATAGCGTTATACAACTTCTTTAATTATTTCTTCAAATCTTCAGCTAATTGTTTCTCAGCCTCTTCTTTTTTCTTATCTAACTTACCTTTGTAGAAGTCATACTCAGGTTTATAGTAATTGAGCATACTTCTAAGCCCTTTATGCCCTACTTCTACGTGACATGAAGCACATCCAATTTCGTTCTTAGTGCCCTCAAGGCTTGCATAATGCTCATGCATTTTACGACCTTGCTCACTAATAGATTCATTGGTTCTGTAGTTCGTATGACAGCCAGAACACGCTTCATCTTTAACAAAGTGTTGTCTGTTGGCACGATTTGCTTGCCAATCAATTTTATCTGGATTACCAAAGAAGTGAATTGCTCCTTCAACAACGCCATTTCTAGCTTTTGTTGCAATATACGCAAAAACATTTTCGTGAGGTAAATGGCATGTTCCACAGGTGACTTTGATACCTGTTTTACCCGCCCCTCCATGAACGTCATTTTGATATGCTGCAACCATTGGTTTCATTTCATGACACACAACACAAAACCTATCACCGCTCGTTCTATGAAGTCCTTCATAAAGAATCCATGAACAAAGCAAACCAATGAAGATACCCACTAATCCTGTCAAAAGAATATTATTCTTTATCATCTCTAAGATTTTCTTCATCATGGTGTCGGCCTCATCCATATTTTCACATCGTTACTGTGACAGCTTAAACACATATTGTCTGACTTTTTGTGTTCAAAGTGGCACTCATCACAATAGAGTTTTGGACCATCGTGAATTGAATTATGTGGATTTACATGTAATGCATCCATAAATTTAAGTCTGTCTGCCAAATACTGTTTTGTTTTATGACACGACAAACACCCTTTATCGTCGATTGCTTTAAAATTTTCTGGGTCATCCCCTTGTTCTGCATGACAGTCAACACAT
Above is a genomic segment from Sulfurospirillum halorespirans DSM 13726 containing:
- the pstB gene encoding phosphate ABC transporter ATP-binding protein PstB, whose amino-acid sequence is MTMENGFIHTTFNDRDETPEIAESIKIEVKNLDLFYGDKQALNSINMDVYTKKITALIGPSGCGKSTFLRCINRMNDLVPNCRVEGFVGIDGHDVYDKDIDVVAVRKRVGMVFQQPNPFPKSIYENIAYAPLMHDIVKKGKECDELVERALKGANLWEEVKDKLKDPGTALSGGQQQRLCIARAIAVEPDVILMDEPTSALDPISTEKIENLMLDLKKNYTIVIVTHNMQQAARIADYTAFFHLGNLIEYSDAKTLFVNPKEKKTEDYITGRFG
- a CDS encoding YkgJ family cysteine cluster protein — its product is MENIGSFVNIKSHNFHFHGCSTCEGDCCNGAKGFAASPLILEDFEAVYQNFPILFSMKEQKLVAYVLLNDGKNYCKYYVNQQCSIYLQRPPACKLYPVSPYFEHLLVDTACPSINQESGYSVCSDGKLNSAFATKRLENFDEKLEATHAFFESINTLEDFEHVGNLLGIPLFRYIKPSDNPYIKMHLESLKHSWFYMSVHSLILTREVS
- a CDS encoding winged helix-turn-helix domain-containing protein is translated as MVNLLLLEPDQDFANRIIEGLNSTRTKFNVLHIHNMQEVYSHKSHFNTIALFILNLANPLDVRIELFIRENGGYNAPILLLLEKALVSFELFRTLHYIDRYHDITIKDSLIEPVVHRIFKLCNIWNDDIFFISKSIYFDFKNSLFVFNESLIKLGKKETLLLKLLCIKSPHYVTHNEIAHFVYQDELTNNEKIRALIKIIRKKLPINLIESVKFHGYKIRGDLTILTSLNEYNTKCLTKLRFDD
- a CDS encoding methyl-accepting chemotaxis protein, with the protein product MKLQQKIILSIMCGMIFGFTTFLTINHFMMQQTTKQEIHSMLEEKALSLTQTVSEWLYNKQDIVIALGKSIHKLQEKTPERIREHLIQTAQAANVNVSIAYLEGKPLIHISPSAPYMSAEDAEKELVYKTAKSNNFQPAFSIPHDNPMRPGMPIITISAPIEEKSIGFIVLPLENIKKKVLETQFNGGFASITGIDHKSIFHPIAEYQGKRLSDLNPELKWVEDAIFSKKSGILEFSINGSEKILVFNTVEETGWKILINFDKKIAFSSLYEQTNKLLLISLVFLILGFFGIYMLLSLQFKPLHLLQEMIKNLASGEGDLTQRLAIKSHDELGEIAKSINVFIEKIQELIIRAKETSRENLTITKKLKAIFLILEERSTEENMIVSNTVENGKIVLNEVKSSIDETQRNSEQLGIVNTNFQKIQIQMDQLNKKLQNSSEKELEMASKLQHSRESTDEVKNILNVISDIADQTNLLALNAAIEAARAGEHGRGFAVVADEVRKLAERTQESLSEINTTISVIVQSTTDASEQIDINSKEIFSLSKIFSTIESVFKENADILQNSIQSNQFNLKNALNVNMSIQKIIETIQEIEAIIKTNTTSIQEVEKASEDLSIMAAKLDNELEQFKIH
- a CDS encoding OprD family outer membrane porin; amino-acid sequence: MKLAKLSMVAIAVLGLGGHAYAADTLEEAFKNGKVTGDLRFVYTAGSQTGATVQTAPTNNVNVGSVAAELRYVTDSFNNFKLGLGFQSAHDLDFQKRDALNANDYTSEDDARNSVSTTLLSEAYLQYNFLKSNIAVGRQKIKTPLIMTSSVFALEDSFDAAVLNFNEIPDTMVKLMYIQDWKMRYSSEAVGATQQDEHFSDGMYSVFFINKTISGLTLDGQYLTTNENKRLYDAPVFIGAGGYDEYYLQAEYKLPISYPLSLAVTYAGANYETGNYANPGPNTVGGDHAQLLGFKVATEVTGIKLNLAYTTMDDEANFPGTFGHVPDAVAYTDMLTNNAIFAGVDAYSIEAIYDFGIPGFSSALKYGYFTQSAQGIINSGNMNMDGTKEITIDLKYAFSGVLKGFHTRLWAGYSTYDALAMPSGNDDFLYGRFYINYKF
- a CDS encoding cytochrome c3 family protein — its product is MMKKILEMIKNNILLTGLVGIFIGLLCSWILYEGLHRTSGDRFCVVCHEMKPMVAAYQNDVHGGAGKTGIKVTCGTCHLPHENVFAYIATKARNGVVEGAIHFFGNPDKIDWQANRANRQHFVKDEACSGCHTNYRTNESISEQGRKMHEHYASLEGTKNEIGCASCHVEVGHKGLRSMLNYYKPEYDFYKGKLDKKKEEAEKQLAEDLKK
- a CDS encoding cytochrome c3 family protein, whose amino-acid sequence is MGNKKTLLALGFFLIFGVMSLLIGSEATPPSPVVKITPELKEKFPLKPHHEKLSFKCVDCHAEQGDDPENFKAIDDKGCLSCHKTKQYLADRLKFMDALHVNPHNSIHDGPKLYCDECHFEHKKSDNMCLSCHSNDVKIWMRPTP